Below is a genomic region from Flammeovirgaceae bacterium SG7u.111.
TTTGAACACATACCCGCCTAACTCTTCTACAAACTCTCCTTCCTTAGGATTGTAAGGACCAAAGTTGAACCACTTATCATCAAACTCAAGCTCATCGCCAAACACCCTAGAGTCTAGCATGTTTCCGCTTTTGAACTTTCCTACTGGGTCAATTTTTTGGGCATCTTGCTCCGAATAGGTTTTTGCCCCACCATACACCGAAAACCTTGTTTTGGTATTGAAACCACCTATATTCTCATCAATTTCCCCGCCCACATTGGGGTCGAAAATTCGGATAAAAACAGGGGTGATTTGGGTTTCGGGCACTACAAAAAAGAAGGACTGGCTAAAGTCGTCATCGCCATAGCCTTGCTCCGCTTCGTTCCCAAACGTCACCAAAAATGGAATATTCTCATCGGCACCGGGCACGCCTTGGGCAAGCACAAATGAACTGGTAAACACAAAAAAAACTAAGGCAATTGTTTTGATACTCCACATATACATCGAATTCTATCTCGTCTTTTGTGTGGTTTTAACGATGAGTTGCTTAATCATCTTTACCGATTGGGGAAAAACATGATAAAAAGTTCAAGAGGTTATTTCCAACTTTTATATCCTCCTTCCAAATTATACAGATTTTTTAGACCTTTTAGAGCCATAAGGTGGCAAGCGCTCACGCTCCTATTCCCACTCCTGCAATATACCACATAGGTTTTTTCTTTGTCAAGTTGGCTCACTTTATTCAAAAAATCCGGGCTTCTGAAATCCACATTTATGTTACCTTCTATCGCTCCATCGGCAACTTCTTCGGGCGTACGCACATCTAGCACTACCACATCTTTATTTTCCTTCAAGAAATTTTTCAAGCCCTCGGCATCTATATTAGTAAAACTCTTTTCAGACTCTATTTTTCCCACCCCTTTGTACTCCTGCCAAGCATCGAAACCTCCTTCTAGCATCTTCACATTTTTCTTGCCCATTTGGGTAAGCAGCAACCAGGCTTCACGGGCTTTTGTCCCATCTTGGTCGTACAAAACAACTGGGTTTCCCTCATCAAAAAGCTTATTGGATTCTTCTCCCAAAAGCTCCGAAAAAGGCAGGTTGACCGCCCCTTCTTCAAGCTTGGCTAGGGCAAATACATTTGGCATCCGCAAATCCACCGCCTTTGCGCCCTCGCCCCCCAACAATTCCTCAACAGCTTTTGGAGACAAGGCATATTCCTCTTCTCCAATCAGTTGCAACGTTTCTTGT
It encodes:
- a CDS encoding rhodanese-like domain-containing protein, whose product is MKDKRVIAVVSAIAVFFLVLFVYSSYTKKNTIPLKLTAQETLQLIGEEEYALSPKAVEELLGGEGAKAVDLRMPNVFALAKLEEGAVNLPFSELLGEESNKLFDEGNPVVLYDQDGTKAREAWLLLTQMGKKNVKMLEGGFDAWQEYKGVGKIESEKSFTNIDAEGLKNFLKENKDVVVLDVRTPEEVADGAIEGNINVDFRSPDFLNKVSQLDKEKTYVVYCRSGNRSVSACHLMALKGLKNLYNLEGGYKSWK